The following are from one region of the Quercus robur chromosome 1, dhQueRobu3.1, whole genome shotgun sequence genome:
- the LOC126731779 gene encoding uncharacterized protein LOC126731779 has translation MKKNVSILAQIQLCNETRLIVTQLADWVIEAKIIIGTNIGSKVFIPRIILSPTALKWPLILKQRQFPISVSFAMTINKSQGQSLNRVGLFLPQPVFTHGQLYVAISRVTNRNGLKILILSGITMSKGYSFLDQISDAKET, from the exons ATGAAGAAGAACGTGTCTATCTTAGCTCAGATACA GTTATGTAATGAAACACGATTGATTGTCACCCAGCTTGCTGATTGGGTTATTGAGGCAAAGATTATAATTGGGACAAATATTGGCTCTAAAGTCTTTATTCCAAGAATTATTTTGTCCCCTACAGCATTGAAATGGCCACTCATTCTGAAGCAAAGACAATTCCCAATTTCTGTTTCATTTGCAATGACAATAAACAAAAGCCAAGGCCAATCTTTGAATAGAGTAGGCCTGTTTTTACCACAGCCTGTTTTCACTCATGGCCAGTTATATGTTGCAATATCTAGAGTCACTAATAGAAATGGTCTTAAAATCTTGATA CTATCCGGTATAACAATGTCCAAAGGATATAGCTTTCTAGATCAAATATCTGATGCTAAGGAGACATGA
- the LOC126731624 gene encoding uncharacterized protein LOC126731624 codes for MAICWWAGYRDLFLTFTFNPKWQEIISSLELIPGQKLEDRPDIVARAFKIKLDALLQDIKKGHHFGKVITVPEDIDSIISAEIPDSLEDSIGHEAVKQFMMHGPCGAARPNSPCMVDNNCTKHFPKHFVCETIIDDQGFLTYRRREDGRFVLKNSVELDNQYVVPYNIDLLVKYRLHLNVDGVTFSNYEYLDNVVNRPGIDKTVFTEWVIANRLYEDARQLTFQDFPTKWVWDKKNKKWRRRKLGRSIGRIYYAHPSSGEWFYLRMLLNVVKGATSFDEIKTVNGQLCPSFKVACFALGLLDGDREWNDAIREASNWDTGQQRRILRFDQLQLSENQLRSYALYEIEKLLIKAGKSLKDYPPMILPDMSLIRERNNRLLEEELSYDKEALAAEYASSYTKLNILQKHVFDRVVQVVLKVEGKMFFLYGHGGTAVSSSGIASVLLLDGHTAHSRFQIPLCVNEDSVCDIKQKTQLAKLLCATKLIIWDEAPMVYHNCFEALDRTLRDLLLFSSNFDPNKVFGGITVIVRGDFRQILPLIPKGRREDIVASAINKSVIWNHCEIFMLTENTRLNQNFNNLEDGQFVVDFGNWILRIGNGEFENVDGES; via the exons ATGGCAATATGTTGGTGGGCAGGCTATCGAGACCTCTTCCTTACTTTTACATTCAATCCTAAATGGCAAGAGATCATTTCTTCCCTAGAATTGATTCCTGGTCAAAAGTTGGAAGATCGACCAGACATTGTTGCAAgagcttttaaaataaaattggatgCACTTTTGCAAGATATAAAGAAAGGACATCATTTTGGTAAAGTAATTACCG TTCCTGAAGATATTGATAGCATAATCAGTGCTGAAATTcctgattctttggaagattCGATTGGCCATGAAGCTGTTAAGCAATTCATGATGCATGGGCCATGTGGTGCAGCTAGGCCAAACTCTCCTTGCATGGTTGATAACAATTGTACCAAGCATTTCCCTAAACATTTTGTTTGTGAAACCATCATTGATGACCAAGGCTTTCTGACTTATAGAAGACGAGAAGATGGCCGTTTTGTGCTGAAAAATAGTGTGGAATTAGACAATCAATATGTAGTCCCATACAATATTGATTTGCTGGTGAAGTATAGGTTACACTTAAATGTTGATGGT gTCACTTTTTCTAATTATGAATATTTAGATAATGTGGTAAATAGACCAGGAATTGACAAAACTGTATTTACAGAGTGGGTGATAGCAAATCGACTGTATGAAGATGCTAGACAGCTAACCTTCCAAGACTTTCCAACAAAATGGGTTTGggacaagaaaaacaaaaaatggaggAGAAGAAAGTTAGGTCGGTCCATTGGTAGAATCTATTATGCACACCCTTCAAGTGGAGAATGGTTCTATCTTAGAATGCTATTAAATGTTGTAAAAGGTGCTACAAGTTTTGATGAAATCAAAACTGTTAATGGCCAATTGTGTCCTTCTTTTAAAGTTGCATGTTTTGCTCTTGGGCTACTGGATGGAGATAGAGAGTGGAATGATGCTATAAGAGAAGCATCAAATTGGGATACTGGACAACAG AGGAGAATCTTACGGTTTGATCAACTTCAGCTTTCTGAAAATCAATTGAGAAGTTATGCCTTATATGAAATTGAAAAGCTTTTGATTAAAGCTGGAAAGTCATTGAAAGACTATCCACCTATGATTTTACCTGATATGTCTCTTATTAGGGAAAGGAATAACAGACTCCTTGAAGAAGAATTGAGTTATGACAAGGAAGCATTGGCTGCTGAGTATGCCTCATCATATACAAAATTGAACATTCTACAAAAACATGTATTTGATCGAGTTGTCCAAGTTGTTCTAAAAGTTGAAGGAAAGATGTTCTTTTTGTATGGCCATGGTGGAACTG CTGTATCATCTTCAGGAATTGCATCAGTCCTTTTGCTAGATGGACATACAGCTCACTCAAGATTTCAGATCCCATTATGTGTGAATGAAGATTCAGTGTGTgacattaaacaaaaaacacagtTGGCAAAATTGCTTTGTGCtacaaaattgataatttgggATGAAGCTCCTATGGTATATCATAATTGTTTTGAGGCTCTTGATAGAACATTGAGAGACTTATTGCTCTTCTCCAGTAACTTTGATCCTAATAAAGTTTTTGGTGGTATCACAGTTATTGTTAGGGGAGATTTCAGACAGATCTTGCCATTAATACCAAAGGGTAGAAGAGAAGATATTGTTGCATCAGCCATAAACAAATCTGTCATTTGGAATCATTGTGAGATATTTATGCTTACAGAAAATACGAGGCTcaatcaaaatttcaataatttggAAGATGGTCAATTTGTTGTTGACTTTGGGAATTGGATTTTAAGGATTGGAAATGGTGAATTTGAGAATGTAGATGGAGAAAGCTAG